The Symphalangus syndactylus isolate Jambi chromosome 8, NHGRI_mSymSyn1-v2.1_pri, whole genome shotgun sequence genome includes a window with the following:
- the CHPF gene encoding chondroitin sulfate synthase 2: MRASLLLSVLRPAGPVAVGISLGFTLSLLSVTWVEEPCGPGPPQPGDSELPPRGNTNAARRPNSVQPGAEREKPGAGEGAGENWEPRVLPYHPAQPGQAAKKAVRTRYISTELGIRQRLLVAVLTSQATLPTLGVAVNRTLGHRLERVVFLTGARGRRAPPGMAVVTLGEERPIGHLHLALRHLLEQHGDDFDWFFLVPDTTYTEAHGLARLTGHLSLASAAHLYLGRPQDFIGGEPTPGRYCHGGFGVLLSRMLLQQLRPHLEGCRNDIVSARPDEWLGRCILDATGVGCTGDHEGVHYSHLELSPGEPVQEGDPRFRSALTAHPVRDPVHMYQLHKAFARAELERTYQEIQELQWEIQNTSHLAVDGDRAAAWPVGIPAPSRPASRFEVLRWDYFTEQHAFSCADGSPRCPLRGADRADVADVLGTALEELNRRYHPALRLQKQQLVNGYRRFDPARGMEYMLDLQLEALTPQGGRRPLTRRVQLLRPLSRVEILPVPYVTEASRLTVLLPLAAAERDLAPGFLEAFATAALEPGDAAAALTLLLLYEPRQAQRAAHADVFAPVKAHVAELERRFPSARVPWLSVQTAAPSPLRLMDLLSKKHPLDTLFLLAGPDTVLTPDFLNRCRMHAISGWQAFFPMHFQAFHPAVAPPQGPGPPELGRDTGHFDRQAASEACFYNSDYVAARGRLAAASEQEEELLESLDVYELFLHFSSLHVLRAVEPALLQRYRAQTCSARLSEDLYHRCRQSVLEGLGSRTQLAMLLFEQEQGNST; the protein is encoded by the exons ATGCGGGCATCGCTGCTGCTGTCGGTGCTGCGGCCCGCAGGGCCCGTGGCCGTGGGCATCTCCCTGGGCTTCACCCTGAGCCTGCTCAGCGTCACCTGGGTGGAGGAGCCATGCGGCCCAGGCCCGCCCCAACCTGGAGACTCTGAGCTGCCGCCGCGCGGCAACACCAACGCGGCGCGCCGACCCAACTCGGTGCAGCCCGGAGCGGAGCGCGAGAAGCCCGGGGCCGGCGAAGGCGCCGGGGAGAATTGGGAGCCGCGCGTCTTGCCCTACCACCCCGCACAGCCCGGCCAGGCCGCCAAAAAGGCCGTCAG GACCCGCTACATCAGCACGGAGCTGGGCATCAGGCAGAGGCTGCTTGTGGCGGTGCTGACCTCTCAGGCCACGCTGCCCACGCTGGGCGTGGCCGTGAACCGCACCCTGGGGCACCGGCTGGAGCGTGTGGTGTTCCTGACGGGCGCACGGGGCCGCCGGGCCCCACCTGGCATGGCGGTGGTGACGCTGGGCGAGGAGCGACCCATCGGGCACCTGCACCTGGCGCTGCGCCACCTGCTGGAGCAGCACGGCGACGACTTTGACTGGTTCTTCCTGGTGCCTGACACCACCTACACCGAGGCGCACGGCCTGGCACGCCTAActggccacctcagcctggcCTCCGCCGCCCACCTGTACCTGGGCCGGCCCCAGGACTTCATCGGCGGAGAGCCCACCCCCGGCCGCTACTGCCACGGAGGCTTTGGGGTGCTGCTCTCGCGCATGCTGCTGCAGCAACTGCGCCCCCACCTGGAAGGCTGCCGCAACGACATCGTCAGTGCGCGCCCTGACGAGTGGCTGGGTCGCTGCATTCTCGATGCCACTGGGGTGGGCTGCACTGGTGACCACGAG ggGGTGCACTATAGCCATCTGGAGCTGAGCCCTGGGGAGCCAGTGCAGGAGGGGGACCCTCGTTTCCGAAGTGCCCTGACAGCCCACCCTGTGCGTGACCCTGTGCACATGTACCAGCTGCACAAGGCTTTCGCCCGAGCTGAACTGGAACGCACGTACCAGGAGATCCAGGAGTTACAG TGGGAGATCCAGAATACCAGCCATCTGGCCGTTGATGGGGACCGGGCAGCTGCCTGGCCTGTGGGCATTCCAGCACCATCCCGCCCGGCCTCCCGCTTTGAGGTGCTGCGCTGGGACTACTTCACGGAGCAGCATGCTTTCTCCTGCGCTGATGGCTCACCCCGCTGCCCACTGCGTGGGGCTGACCGGGCTGATGTGGCCGATGTTCTGGGGACAGCTCTAGAGGAGCTCAACCGCCGCTACCACCCGGCCTTGCGGCTCCAGAAGCAGCAGCTGGTGAATGGCTACCGACGCTTTGATCCAGCCCGGGGTATGGAATACATGCTGGATTTGCAGCTGGAGGCACTGACCCCCCAGGGAGGCCGCCGGCCCCTCACTCGCCGAGTGCAGCTGCTCCGGCCGCTGAGCCGCGTGGAGATCTTGCCTGTGCCCTATGTCACTGAGGCCTCGCGTCTCACTGTGCTGCTGCCTCTAGCTGCAGCTGAGCGTGACCTGGCCCCTGGCTTCCTGGAGGCCTTTGCCACTGCAGCACTGGAGCCTGGTGATGCTGCGGCAGCCCTGACCCTGCTGCTACTGTATGAGCCGCGCCAGGCCCAGCGCGCGGCCCACGCAGATGTCTTCGCACCTGTCAAGGCCCACGTGGCAGAGCTGGAGCGGCGTTTCCCCAGCgcccgggtgccatggctcagtGTGCAGACAGCCGCACCCTCACCACTGCGCCTCATGGATCTACTCTCCAAGAAGCACCCACTGGACACACTGTTCCTGCTGGCCGGGCCAGACACGGTGCTCACGCCTGACTTCCTGAACCGCTGCCGCATGCATGCCATCTCCGGCTGGCAGGCCTTCTTTCCCATGCACTTCCAAGCCTTCCACCCAGCTGTGGCCCCACCACAAGGGCCTGGGCCCCCAGAGCTGGGCCGTGACACTGGCCACTTTGATCGCCAGGCAGCCAGCGAGGCCTGCTTCTACAACTCCGATTACGTGGCAGCCCGTGGGCGCCTGGCGGCAGCCTCAGAACAAGAAGAGGAGCTGCTGGAGAGCCTGGACGTGTACGAGCTGTTCCTCCACTTCTCCAGTCTGCATGTGCTGCGGGCGGTGGAGCCGGCGCTGCTGCAGCGCTACCGGGCCCAGACGTGCAGTGCAAGGCTCAGTGAGGACCTGTACCACCGCTGCCGCCAGAGTGTGCTTGAGGGCCTCGGCTCCCGAACCCAGCTGGCCATGCTACTCTTTGAGCAGGAGCAGGGCAACAGCACCTGA
- the TMEM198 gene encoding transmembrane protein 198 isoform X2, translated as MLVRSVGLFLVGLLLGLLLAAAALLGSAPYYQPGSVWGPLGLLLGGGLLCALLTLRWPRPLTTLATAVTGAALIATAADYFAELLLLGRYVVERLRAAPVPPLCWRSWALLALWPLLSLMGVLVQWRVTAEGDSHTEVVISRQRRRVQLMRIRQQEDCKEKRRKKRPPRAPPRGPRAPPRPGPPDPAYRRRPVPIKRFNGDVLSPSYIQSFRDRQTGSSLSSFMASPTDADYECGSRGPLTACSGPPVRV; from the exons ATGCTAGTGCGCAGCGTGGGCCTCTTCCTGGTGGGGCTGCTGCTCGGCCTGCTGCTCGCAGCTGCTGCCCTGCTGGGCTCCGCACCCTACTACCAGCCAGGCTCCGTGTGGGGTCCACTGGGGCTGCTGCTGGGGGGCGGCCTGCTCTGTGCCCTGCTCACTCTGCGCTGGCCCCGCCCACTCACCACCCTGGCCACCGCCGTGACTGGTGCTGCACTCATCGCCACTGCCGCTGACTACTTTGCCGAGCTGCTACTGCTGGGGCGCTACGTGGTGGAGCGACTCCGGGCCGCTCCTGTGCCCCCACTCTGCTGGCGAAGCTGGGCCCTGCTGGCACTCTGGCCCCTGCTCAGCCTGATGGGCGTTCTGGTGCAGTGGAGGGTGACAGCTGAGGGAGACTCCCACACGGAAG TGGTCATCAGCCGGCAGCGCCGACGCGTGCAACTGATGCGGATTCGGCAGCAGGAAGACTGCAAGGAGAAAAGGCGGAAAAAGAGACCTCCTCGGGCTCCCCCCAGAGGTCCCCGGGCTCCTCCCAGGCCTGGGCCACCAGACCCTGCTTATCGGCGCAGGCCAGTGCCCATCAAACGCTTCAATGGAGACGTCCTCTCCCCG AGCTATATCCAGAGCTTCCGAGACCGGCAGACTGGGAGCTCCCTGAGCTCCTTCATGGCCTCACCCACAGATGCGGACTATGAGTGTGGGTCCCGGGGCCCTCTGACAGCCTGCTCAGGCCCCCCGGTGCGGGTATAG
- the ASIC4 gene encoding acid-sensing ion channel 4 isoform X2: MLSGAAGAARRGGAALAPSLTRSLAGTHAGADSCAGADKGSHKETIEERDKRQQRQQRQRQHQGCGAAGSGSDSPTSGPHPVPVLLPLALSLEEQPLPPPPLGRAPGLLAREGQGREALASPSSRGQMPIEIVCKIKFAEEDAKPKEKEAGDEQSLLGAAPGAAAPRDLATFASTSTLHGLGRACGPGPHGLRRTLWALALLTSLAAFLYQAAGLARGYLTRPHLVAMDPAAPAPVAGFPAVTLCNINRFRHSALSDADIFHLANLTGLPPKDRDGHRAAGLRYPEPDMVDILNRTGHQLADMLKSCNFSGHHCSASNFSVVYTRYGKCYTFNADPRSSLPSRAGGMGSGLEIMLDVQQEEYLPIWRETNETSFEAGIRVQIHSQEEPPYIHQLGFGVSPGFQTFVSCQEQRLTYLPQPWGNCRAESELREPELQGYSAYSVSACRLRCEKEAVLQRCHCRMVHMPDSLGGGPEGPCFCPTPCNLTRYGKEISMVRIPNRGSARYLARKYNRNETYIRENFLVLDVFFEALTSEAMEQRAAYGLSALLGDLGGQMGLFIGASILTLLEILDYIYEVSWDRLKRVWRRPKTPLRTSTGGISTLGLQELKEQSPCPSRGRAEGGGPSSLLPNHHHPHGPPGGLFEDFAC; encoded by the exons ATGCTGAGTGGAGCGGCTGGGGCTGCGCGGCGTGGCGGAGCAGCGCTCGCTCCCTCGCTCACTCGCTCGCTCGCAGGGACACACGCAGGGGCTGACAGCTGTGCTGGTGCTGATAAGGGAAGCCACAAGGAGACGATCGAGGAGAGAGACAAGCGGCAGCAGAGGCAGCAGCGGCAGAGGCAGCACCAGGGCTGCGGAGCTGCTGGGAGTGGGAGTGACTCCCCCACCTCGGGCCCCCACCCTGTCCCTGTCCTCCTCCCGCTTGCCCTGAGTTTAGAAGAGCAGCCGCTGCCACCACCGCCACTCGGGAGGGCACCAGGGCTGCTGGCTAGGGAGGGACAGGGCAGGGAGGCTCTGGCCAGTCCCAGCAGCCGGGGACAGATGCCGATCGAGATTGTGTGCAAAATCAAATTTGCTGAGGAGGATGCGAAACCCAAGGAGAAGGAGGCAGGGGATGAGCAGAGCCTCCTCGGGGCTGCTCCAGGGGCAGCAGCCCCCCGGGACCTGGCCACCTTTGCCAGCACCAGCACCCTGCATGGACTGGGCCGGGCCTGTGGCCCAGGCCCCCACGGACTGCGCAGAACCCTGTGGGCACTGGCCCTACTCACCTCGCTGGCTGCCTTCCTGTACCAGGCGGCTGGCCTGGCCCGGGGCTACCTGACCCGGCCTCACCTGGTGGCAATGGACCCTGCTGCCCCAGCCCCAGTGGCGGGCTTCCCGGCTGTCACCCTCTGCAATATCAACCGCTTCCGGCATTCGGCACTCAGCGATGCCGACATCTTCCACCTGGCCAATCTGACAGGGCTGCCCCCCAAAGACCGGGATGGGCACCGTGCTGCTGGCCTGCGCTACCCAGAGCCTGACATGGTAGACATCCTCAACCGCACTGGCCACCAGCTCGCCGACATGCTCAAGAGCTGCAACTTCAGTGGGCATCACTGCTCCGCCAGCAACTTCTCTGTG gtCTATACTCGCTATGGGAAGTGTTACACCTTCAACGCGGACCCGCGGAGCTCACTGCCCAGCCGGGCAGGGGGCATGGGCAGTGGCCTGGAGATCATGCTGGACGTCCAGCAGGAGGAGTACCTGCCCATCTGGAGGGAGACAA ATGAGACGTCGTTTGAGGCAGGTATTCGGGTGCAGATCCACAGCCAGGAGGAGCCGCCCTACATCCACCAGCTGGGGTTCGGGGTGTCCCCAGGCTTCCAGACCTTTGTGTCCTGTCAGGAACAGCGG CTGACCTacctgccccagccctggggcaACTGCCGCGCAGAGAGTGAGCTCAGGGAGCCTGAGCTTCAGGGCTACTCGGCCTACAGTGTGTCTGCCTGCCGGCTGCGCTGTGAAAAGGAGGCCGTGCTTCAGCGCTGCCACTGCCGGATGGTGCACATGCCAG ACTCCCTGGGTGGGGGCCCCGAGGGCCCGTGCTTCTGCCCCACCCCCTGCAACCTGACGCGCTACGGGAAAGAGATCTCCATGGTCAGGATCCCCAACAGGGGCTCAGCCCGGTACCTGGCGAGGAAGTACAACCGCAACGAGACCTACATacg GGAGAACTTCCTGGTCCTAGACGTCTTCTTTGAGGCCCTGACTTCTGAAGCTATGGAGCAGCGAGCAGCCTATGGCCTGTCAGCCCTGCTGG GAGACCTCGGGGGACAGATGGGCCTGTTCATTGGGGCCAGCATCCTCACATTGCTGGAGATCCTCGACTACATCTATGAG GTGTCCTGGGATCGACTGAAGCGGGTATGGAGGCGTCCCAAGACCCCCCTGCGGACCTCCACTGGGGGCATCTCCACtttggggcttcaggagctgaaGGAACAG AGTCCCTGCCCGAGCCGGGGTCGAGCCGAGGGTGGGGGGCCCAGCAGTCTGCTccccaaccaccaccacccccacggTCCCCCAGGAGGTCTCTTTGAAGATTTCGCTTGCTAG
- the ASIC4 gene encoding acid-sensing ion channel 4 isoform X1, translating to MLSGAAGAARRGGAALAPSLTRSLAGTHAGADSCAGADKGSHKETIEERDKRQQRQQRQRQHQGCGAAGSGSDSPTSGPHPVPVLLPLALSLEEQPLPPPPLGRAPGLLAREGQGREALASPSSRGQMPIEIVCKIKFAEEDAKPKEKEAGDEQSLLGAAPGAAAPRDLATFASTSTLHGLGRACGPGPHGLRRTLWALALLTSLAAFLYQAAGLARGYLTRPHLVAMDPAAPAPVAGFPAVTLCNINRFRHSALSDADIFHLANLTGLPPKDRDGHRAAGLRYPEPDMVDILNRTGHQLADMLKSCNFSGHHCSASNFSVVYTRYGKCYTFNADPRSSLPSRAGGMGSGLEIMLDVQQEEYLPIWRETNETSFEAGIRVQIHSQEEPPYIHQLGFGVSPGFQTFVSCQEQRLTYLPQPWGNCRAESELREPELQGYSAYSVSACRLRCEKEAVLQRCHCRMVHMPGNETICPPNIYIECADHTLDSLGGGPEGPCFCPTPCNLTRYGKEISMVRIPNRGSARYLARKYNRNETYIRENFLVLDVFFEALTSEAMEQRAAYGLSALLGDLGGQMGLFIGASILTLLEILDYIYEVSWDRLKRVWRRPKTPLRTSTGGISTLGLQELKEQSPCPSRGRAEGGGPSSLLPNHHHPHGPPGGLFEDFAC from the exons ATGCTGAGTGGAGCGGCTGGGGCTGCGCGGCGTGGCGGAGCAGCGCTCGCTCCCTCGCTCACTCGCTCGCTCGCAGGGACACACGCAGGGGCTGACAGCTGTGCTGGTGCTGATAAGGGAAGCCACAAGGAGACGATCGAGGAGAGAGACAAGCGGCAGCAGAGGCAGCAGCGGCAGAGGCAGCACCAGGGCTGCGGAGCTGCTGGGAGTGGGAGTGACTCCCCCACCTCGGGCCCCCACCCTGTCCCTGTCCTCCTCCCGCTTGCCCTGAGTTTAGAAGAGCAGCCGCTGCCACCACCGCCACTCGGGAGGGCACCAGGGCTGCTGGCTAGGGAGGGACAGGGCAGGGAGGCTCTGGCCAGTCCCAGCAGCCGGGGACAGATGCCGATCGAGATTGTGTGCAAAATCAAATTTGCTGAGGAGGATGCGAAACCCAAGGAGAAGGAGGCAGGGGATGAGCAGAGCCTCCTCGGGGCTGCTCCAGGGGCAGCAGCCCCCCGGGACCTGGCCACCTTTGCCAGCACCAGCACCCTGCATGGACTGGGCCGGGCCTGTGGCCCAGGCCCCCACGGACTGCGCAGAACCCTGTGGGCACTGGCCCTACTCACCTCGCTGGCTGCCTTCCTGTACCAGGCGGCTGGCCTGGCCCGGGGCTACCTGACCCGGCCTCACCTGGTGGCAATGGACCCTGCTGCCCCAGCCCCAGTGGCGGGCTTCCCGGCTGTCACCCTCTGCAATATCAACCGCTTCCGGCATTCGGCACTCAGCGATGCCGACATCTTCCACCTGGCCAATCTGACAGGGCTGCCCCCCAAAGACCGGGATGGGCACCGTGCTGCTGGCCTGCGCTACCCAGAGCCTGACATGGTAGACATCCTCAACCGCACTGGCCACCAGCTCGCCGACATGCTCAAGAGCTGCAACTTCAGTGGGCATCACTGCTCCGCCAGCAACTTCTCTGTG gtCTATACTCGCTATGGGAAGTGTTACACCTTCAACGCGGACCCGCGGAGCTCACTGCCCAGCCGGGCAGGGGGCATGGGCAGTGGCCTGGAGATCATGCTGGACGTCCAGCAGGAGGAGTACCTGCCCATCTGGAGGGAGACAA ATGAGACGTCGTTTGAGGCAGGTATTCGGGTGCAGATCCACAGCCAGGAGGAGCCGCCCTACATCCACCAGCTGGGGTTCGGGGTGTCCCCAGGCTTCCAGACCTTTGTGTCCTGTCAGGAACAGCGG CTGACCTacctgccccagccctggggcaACTGCCGCGCAGAGAGTGAGCTCAGGGAGCCTGAGCTTCAGGGCTACTCGGCCTACAGTGTGTCTGCCTGCCGGCTGCGCTGTGAAAAGGAGGCCGTGCTTCAGCGCTGCCACTGCCGGATGGTGCACATGCCAG GCAATGAGACCATCTGCCCACCAAATATCTACATCGAGTGTGCCGACCACACACTGG ACTCCCTGGGTGGGGGCCCCGAGGGCCCGTGCTTCTGCCCCACCCCCTGCAACCTGACGCGCTACGGGAAAGAGATCTCCATGGTCAGGATCCCCAACAGGGGCTCAGCCCGGTACCTGGCGAGGAAGTACAACCGCAACGAGACCTACATacg GGAGAACTTCCTGGTCCTAGACGTCTTCTTTGAGGCCCTGACTTCTGAAGCTATGGAGCAGCGAGCAGCCTATGGCCTGTCAGCCCTGCTGG GAGACCTCGGGGGACAGATGGGCCTGTTCATTGGGGCCAGCATCCTCACATTGCTGGAGATCCTCGACTACATCTATGAG GTGTCCTGGGATCGACTGAAGCGGGTATGGAGGCGTCCCAAGACCCCCCTGCGGACCTCCACTGGGGGCATCTCCACtttggggcttcaggagctgaaGGAACAG AGTCCCTGCCCGAGCCGGGGTCGAGCCGAGGGTGGGGGGCCCAGCAGTCTGCTccccaaccaccaccacccccacggTCCCCCAGGAGGTCTCTTTGAAGATTTCGCTTGCTAG
- the TMEM198 gene encoding transmembrane protein 198 isoform X1, translating to MPGTVATLRFQLLPPEPDDAFWGAPCEQPLERRYQALPALVCIMCCLFGVVYCFFGYRCFKAVLFLTGLLFGSVVIFLLCYRERVLETQLSAGASAGIALGIGLLCGLVAMLVRSVGLFLVGLLLGLLLAAAALLGSAPYYQPGSVWGPLGLLLGGGLLCALLTLRWPRPLTTLATAVTGAALIATAADYFAELLLLGRYVVERLRAAPVPPLCWRSWALLALWPLLSLMGVLVQWRVTAEGDSHTEVVISRQRRRVQLMRIRQQEDCKEKRRKKRPPRAPPRGPRAPPRPGPPDPAYRRRPVPIKRFNGDVLSPSYIQSFRDRQTGSSLSSFMASPTDADYECGSRGPLTACSGPPVRV from the exons ATGCCGGGGACTGTGGCAACACTGCGGTTCCAGCTGCTGCCCCCTGAGCCAGATGATGCCTTCTGGGGTGCACCTTGTGAACAGCCCCTGGAGCGCAGGTACCAGGCACTGCCGGCCCTCGTCTGCATCATGTGCTGTTTGTTTGGAGTCGTCTACTGCTTCTTCG GTTACCGCTGCTTCAAGGCAGTGCTCTTCCTCACTGGGTTGCTGTTTGGCTCGGTGGTCATCTTCCTCCTGTGCTACCGAGAGCGGGTGCTAGAGACACAGCTGAGTGCTGGGGCGAGCGCGGGCATCGCTCTGGGCATCGGGCTGCTCTGCGGGCTGGTGGCCATGCTAGTGCGCAGCGTGGGCCTCTTCCTGGTGGGGCTGCTGCTCGGCCTGCTGCTCGCAGCTGCTGCCCTGCTGGGCTCCGCACCCTACTACCAGCCAGGCTCCGTGTGGGGTCCACTGGGGCTGCTGCTGGGGGGCGGCCTGCTCTGTGCCCTGCTCACTCTGCGCTGGCCCCGCCCACTCACCACCCTGGCCACCGCCGTGACTGGTGCTGCACTCATCGCCACTGCCGCTGACTACTTTGCCGAGCTGCTACTGCTGGGGCGCTACGTGGTGGAGCGACTCCGGGCCGCTCCTGTGCCCCCACTCTGCTGGCGAAGCTGGGCCCTGCTGGCACTCTGGCCCCTGCTCAGCCTGATGGGCGTTCTGGTGCAGTGGAGGGTGACAGCTGAGGGAGACTCCCACACGGAAG TGGTCATCAGCCGGCAGCGCCGACGCGTGCAACTGATGCGGATTCGGCAGCAGGAAGACTGCAAGGAGAAAAGGCGGAAAAAGAGACCTCCTCGGGCTCCCCCCAGAGGTCCCCGGGCTCCTCCCAGGCCTGGGCCACCAGACCCTGCTTATCGGCGCAGGCCAGTGCCCATCAAACGCTTCAATGGAGACGTCCTCTCCCCG AGCTATATCCAGAGCTTCCGAGACCGGCAGACTGGGAGCTCCCTGAGCTCCTTCATGGCCTCACCCACAGATGCGGACTATGAGTGTGGGTCCCGGGGCCCTCTGACAGCCTGCTCAGGCCCCCCGGTGCGGGTATAG